TGTCCATTTAAGTACATTGGTGTCTTGATCTGAAATAATCCCAGCGTGTTAAAATGATCGAATCCTTCAGTGACAGTTTGCTGTCTACATGGAATATTCCATCTTGGCACTTGAGCAGTGATGTTACTATGTCAAGGATTTATTTATCTGGGAACTTTGAAATCCTTTTCTTTTAGGTGGGATCTTTGAAGCCAAATCTTGGGAGAGAAAGACTCTGTCCACTGAGAGTCACCTGAAAACTTTCTGATCCTCTACTCTCTGGCAGCCAGGTATCTCACCTCGAGGTCACCCTGCTTCTGATTTAGTGTCTTTGTTAAAATCTGAGAATATGTAAACATGACAAGGAGAGAAAACACAGGGTGGACAGTCGAGAAATGAGGACTTAAAGACTTTGCCAGCTTCTCCTGAAATAAAACATTTTTTGCTAGGGTGTCAGGTGGCAGCTGAGGGTTCGCTTTGAACTGTCACCATAATGATACACAATATTTGAATCATTAATGAGCTCAGCAGCAAAGTATCAAGATCAGCTTCGCTCATGAGTTTACACTTTATTATCCAGGCCAATTGCATCAGGTTAAGAAGTAAACTACATAATACTTTTCTGTTCACGTATAGCCCTTAACTGTTCTCTGCTTAAATTATTTGCATTGTGATTTTTGTTACACCAAATGTACTGGCTCCAAATCTGGAGAAAAGTCACTCGGAACTTATTTATCCTGAAGGCATATACTATGGGGTTTACAGCAGAGTTTGCATGGGTTAGAAAGATGGCAATATACATCAATATAATTGGTTTGTTGCATGAAGGACAGAACAGTGTGATGCAGTTGATGATATGTAGAGGAAGCCAACATATTGCAAACAAAAGCAACACTAGAGCCAGCGACTTGGCAAGTTTCAATTCCTTTCCAAAGTACCTGCTTGGATCGGAATTATTGATTGACACTGCCTTTTGATTCAGGTGCTTCCGGATGAGATTAAATATTTCCACATAGATAACAAAGATCAACACGAGCGGTGGGAGCACCCATCCGAAAAAGTTGAAGTAGACCATGTAGTCCATGCTGATTACTGTCTCAAACTGGCACACAATCATGTTGTTCACGAGACTTGAGTTCACCCCATCTTGAGTAGCTTCAGTGTAATTGTTCCATCCAAACATTGGGATCATGCCAACAATTATAGATATAACCCAGCACAGAACCACAGCAGTTCCAGCTCTCTTCTGCGTTACTGTTCTTTTATAGCTGGAGGGTGAAAGCAAAAACACCAGGTTAGATGACCAACTCCACATTTAAGCTCGATCTGACAATTTGCCTTCTAAAATGATGTCAGCGTTACATCTAAAAAAAGCACACAATGCTTGAGCAGCAACATACAAAACCTTGATGGGAGTGATACAACAGTAGTTAGGTAACTAAAGTAAGTAGCTGTTATTTCATTAGATGGCGACAGTCAAAAGCAAATGCCTCTCAACAGGCGAGGAGAAAGGAAGGTCTATTTACTCCACTTAATCCAGCAAAGGGACAAGTATTGATGAAACTCCCAGGAATAATTGCATGTGCAAATCTTATTTTTAATTCCCAACTGGTGTTAAATATATTTACCTTTCGTAAATGGGAAGTAGATTTTAGCCACTGAGATGCAAACCACTTCAAAATAGATCAGTGGATCATGaaggcaacaccaccttcatGGGTGATTAGGGTTGGGAAACTAATTGCCAATGTCTACATCCCAGAAAACAAATAACAAAACAACAAATCATAGAGTGGGACACCATTTCCACATTGCAAAAGATGGGCTTCAAACTCAGTGAAAAGCTGACTTCTCCATCTCTTAATGGGGAGAATATGCTCAGAGACAGACGTGCCAATTTAACAAACATTTCAGCATATACACTTCTCACCATTCTCCTGTACAGCATCCATTGAAGACCTCAGAACCATCTCTAAAGGTGTGTGGTCTAGGGCAAATCAAACTGTATCACGCTACCTCGGGCAAATCAACCTCTTCCCACCCATCCCTTTTATCTGCTCTATGCCCTTTCAGGACCTGCCTTCTGTCTTTCTGGCCCCTGCTTTATCTTCTTTATTGCATCATTATTGCCTCTAGTACCACATCCAAAAAACCtgggagtctctctctccccctcacatgtTGTCCTATTTGTTGCACTTTCCTCTTGAAAGCTTGGTTAGAAGGAAATTTCCATGAGTGCAGATCGCTCTTAGCACCCTGTCTCTTGTCCAGGATAACTATGCATTATGTCTGCTATAGATACAAATTCCCCCGTTGAGTGTGTAGCAAACCCACAATGTGTTTCACGGTACTGCATGTTGAAATCATTTTAATAAGCAGGCAGCACAAAGGCTGTGTGTTGCATGCCTTTATGGGAACATCATGCATTGCAAATCCTTCCACCCAACACAGACTAATCCCATTTCCCCACTGGTTATTTAGCTTAAGCAAAGTCCCTCCATAATAACAACATCAATTTGATTAGTAAGAGTTTTGAGAGTTAAATCCTGATCATCAATTTTGTGCAGCAAAAGCAGCATTTCAGCAAATCCTGTTCACTGACTAAGACAGAACTGTCATTGCAATTGTTCATAATTCAAACATTGTCAAACACATAACACTTTATGAAATCTATTTGCCTTTGCCAGCTCCAGCTAATTTACTTCTACACTAACATCCAGCCATTCATCTGCCTGAGCAGAAACCCAAAACTCTGGAACTCTCTGTGGTGCTGATGTCCAAGTAAAGCCTGTTATGGCCGATAGGAAAGCAAACACATGTTTGGGCATGTTTTCACTGTTACATACATGAATATGACTGTTGTGTTGATTATCtgaaatagaatccctacagcgtggaaacaggcccattggcccaacaagcccacactgaccctgtgaagaTTAACCTACCCAGACACACTCCCCtagcctattactctacatttacccaatTTACACCACCcacgaacactatgggcaatttagcttggccaattcatctttggcccaacaagcccacaccaaccctgtgaagagtaacctgcacatctttggattgtgggaggatattggagcacccagaggaagcccacgcagacgttgggagaatgtgcaaactccacatagacagacagtcaccagaggctggaatcgaacccaggtacctggcactgtgagacagcattgctaaccactgagtcactgtgccacccctaaTCAACACTTCAATGTTCAATGAGAAGCCTATATGGGCATATCTGGAGCAGAACCAGGAACATCTAATAATGAAAAACCAATCCAGTCAAGTTACTACAGTACTTAGAGAAAACATCATgcttctttcagttttcatttctgCTCACTTCCCCCAGTGTCCTTTCAAACAAGCAGTCAGCCTTCAGAGTTCATGGCCATCAACAACTGTCTCCCGGTTCCCAGTGTCAATATCCACTCTAATTTCTcatttgaaggagaaatttaaTTGAGAAATCAATGCTCAGAAGGTCGTAATCCAGTGGCCAGTTGACTTCACAGAAGATCGTTAGATAATATTCCCCAACTTGATGCTTAGCTTTGTAAGTTTATTGAAATTCTTTTGTCCTGATTCCTTTAATGGAATTACTGATTGGCTACattcagagtgagtgagagtctttttttcttctttacctGTGGTGAAGGGGTGTTTAAAAGGCTATTCTCAGAGCTGTGACCACGCAGCACGTGTCCACACACTCTGATATTAGACAGCGAACACAGGGTTGAAGATGTGCATTCTTGAAAGGAGGAAATGCAAATGTCTCTTGTCCAGAtttctgtctttttttaaaaatcaacatgTTCACAGTCCGAGATACTCCCAGAAAATTACAAATTCAGTTTGTAGTGCATCTTCTCCTTTTAGGTTTATTTGACACCTCACCAGGTTTGACATTCTAGAATCCATGTGTTTGTTTCTAGGCAGCCACTAAATTTATATTTGCAGTCACTTTTGGCTAGATGTCCTTTATTTTGAAAGAGCATGTAAAGTTCAAACATATCAGTCAGTGATCTGGACTTATGATCTTTGATCACAACAGTGTATCCAGCTAACATCCATCTCATGATGGCTGATGGCTTAATAAGATGGTATGCTGGTGAAAGTAGTATCCTCCAGGAACTCAGAATTTGTCCTGACAAGAGATACTGAGGATACATCTGAGACAACAAGAAGGAAACTGTTCAGTCATTTCTCCAGCCAAGTATGAGTTTGAGTTCCCATTATAGAGGATTGTATCGAGGATTCAGGTCTGGTTGATTCACAGTTCACTGTTCAAAATTTTGGtttttccactctctctgtttgGATGTAACAGCTGCAGCTTTTGTGAATTGAGTTGATTTCAACATCAAGTGACAGACTGCTGGTGATCACAGAACCTAGATGTGTGAAAGGAGGAAATGCAATCAACAAGCTATGGCATCACATTATCAAAGCAGATAAATAGTAGTATGTCAATATTGTGGAGCATGACATTTCTGTTTCTGGTGCCGATTGGCAATCCAAACTCTTTACAGATATGAGAAAATCTGCCAATATATCACTGAAGTGGCCCTTGGTACAGAACAGAAGTGCTACATAGCTAATGTAAAGAAACTTTGATGAGGACTAGGTATATCTTTGTCTAGGAGCTCAGATGAGCAAGGTTGAAAGGTTTTCTgtcatgtgggcggcacggtggcacagtggttagcactgctgcctcacagtgcctgagacctgggttcaattcccgcctcaggcgactgactgtgtggagtttgcacgttctccccgtgtctgcgtgggtttcctccgggtgctccggtttcctcccacagtccaaagatgtgcaggccaggtgaattggccatgctaaattgcccatagtgttaggtaaggggtaaatgtagatgtaggggtatgggtgggttacgcttcggcggggcggtgtggacttgttgggccgaagggcctgtttccacactgtaagtaatctaatctaatctaaaatctaatctaaaaaaccttTGTAGATGACCTGAAGGCATATGACAGCAGCACAGCAACGTTGTCAAACAGCATCAATGCCCAAACAGAACCCTATTTGATTTCACTCTGGGTCTCAAAGAGTTTCAATGTTGCCCTTTCAAAGCTGACCTTACCCATAATGTTGTCATGAAAAGAAGAGCTTACACTGAGCAACTTCAGTAGGCAGCCAATGTGTTCCCAGCAGCATAAACAGTACACCTCTGCTCACCTCGTCAAGTACTCTAGTGAGATTGAGGAAGTCAATATATAGTAGTCTCTTTGAGTGGATCAAGTCAATTTTAAGTTTCTGCAGACTCTTCTTTGTAGAttatgaatggtggtggataacTAAACAACTAAGAAGAGGAGAAATCTCCACACAATAATATCGCAAACCTCAAAAACAATGTTGAACATCCTCAACCACCTTCAGCCAAAAGGCCCATGTTAATGatccacctcagcctcctccTTAGGTTCACATCAGCATAAATGCCAATCTTTCACCATCGAgttatagagtcttagagatgtacagcatggaagcagatccatcagtccaactcaaccatgctgaccagatatccaaaataaatctactcccatttgccagcacttagtccaTAACCATCTcaaccttccctattcatatacccatccaggtgccttacaaattgtaccagcttccaccacctctcctGGTAACTGATTCCACACATGTTCCACCTTTTGCAtgaaaagttgcaccttaggtctcttttaaatcttgcccccttCACTTTAAAACAATGCCCCTAGTTTTGCAGTTCCCCACTCAGGGGAAAATACCATGTCCATTTGCCCTACccatgcctcatgattttataaacctttataaggtcacctctcagcttccgacactccagggaaaataatcccattgtactctgaagtaacctactttgctgtctactacacctccaaatgttgatgtcaactgcaaatttacaaaccatacctcctatgttcacattatGATAATTTATATCAATCATGAACAGCAGttgatccagcaccaatccttgtggcacaccactggtcacaggcctccagtctgaaaagcaacccttcacaaccaccctctggattttacttttgagccagttctgtattaaAATGGCtatttctctctgtattccatatgatctaatcCATTTCAGTTTACTGCATGTGATATTGAGAAAGAGTTCACATCACTAAATAGATCAAAAACTATGGGCCCTGATGACATCTCAGTTGCTTTAATGAAGATTTATGCTCCAGAACTAGTTAAACCCAAGCCAAGCTGTTTCATGAGACATTGGCATCTACTTAGCAACGTGAAAAATTGTCCAGTTATGCCCTGTCCACAAAATGCAGAACAGACCCAACCTAGCCAGTTACCTTTTTTATCAGTCTAGTCTTAACCATCAAAGTGTCATTGACCCTGCCATTAAATGGCACTTACCGTGCAATAATCTGAACATAGACATTCAATTTGGGTTGCACCAAGACCAATTGCTCCTCACCTCATTATAAGCTGGGTCCAAATGAGAagaaaagagctgaactccaaagGATAGTTGTGCATTATTGCTCTTGACACTAGGGTATCTTTAAACCATGAATAGTATCAAAGAGACCGGGCAAAATTTAGGTCAATGGTAGTGAGGGAAACATTCCCATGGTTAAAGTTAAACCTAGCTcaaaggaagatggctgttgGATGTCAAACGTCTTATCCCTCGGACATTGCTTTCGGATCTCCTCAGTGTGATGCCATCATTAATTATCTTTCCCCCATCATAGATCTgaatgggaatgttcactgattgcTTCATATTCACTGAGGTGTTGCACAGTCTGTTTATGTATGCAGCAAGATCTAGCCAAGTTTCAGGTTTAAAGGTGGCAAGTGACAAGTAACTTTCCTGCAATACAAGTGCCaggcagtgaccatctccaacatGGGAGAATCTAACCTCCTCCCCTGGATGTTTAAAGGCATTATAATTACTGAATCCCTCAATCAACCCTAGTGATTACCATTGATCAGGCATTGAATTGCATCAGCTATAAAAATACTGCACCTATAAGAACAGGTCAGATGTTGGGAATCACTCAGTGAGTAACTCTTCTCCTGAATCCCCAAAGATTGCTTCCCAGCCTACAATACCCTAAACCAGGAGTTAGATCAAATGCTGCCTTATTGCTGGATAACTGAGTTCCAACAATATTCAAAGTTCAACAACATTTAGGACAAATCAGTCCATTTGATCAGTAtgccatccaccaccttcagcattcactcCTTCCATCACCAGCTCACAGTGGCATCACACTGTATTTACAAGATGCAATACAGCAGCACATCAAGGGTCCTTCAGAAATACATTTCAAATCTGTGATCTCTACCACTTAGAAGCACAAAGGCAATAAATACATGGGAATAGCACCAACTCTAAATTACCCTCCACTACCTTGACTTGGAACAGCTGATTCTCACAGTTAGTTCACTGACATGCGATCAAAATCCAAGATCCCTTTtccttatgggcggcacggtggcacagtggttagcactgctgcctcacagcgccagagacccgggttcatttcccgcctcaggcgactgactgtgtggagtttgcacgttctccccgtgtctgcgtgggtttcctccgggtgctccggtttcctcccacagtccaaaggtgtgcaggtcaggtgaattggtcatgctaaattgcccgtagtgttaggtaaaggggtaaatgtaggggaatgggtaggttatgcttcggtgggttggtgtggacttgttgggccaaagggcctgtttacacactgttagtaatctaatctaatctaatcttacagCACTGTGATTGTAGTTGCACCAGGTttactgcagcagttcaacaagatagctcactatcaccttccaGGAAATTTGGGAATGAGTGGTAAATGACATTTACATCCCATGAACGATTCTATGAAACTATGTTTATGTGCACCGTTATAGAATGCAAATTCAGTGTAATATATTTAAAAGTATCGTCACTCATTCGTATTTATAATTTAAATATAGTAATAACAGGATGAGTTAAATTtgttgaatcagtgattgtaacaGTATCGCAATTGAATTTGATATTGTTGCCCTTTCATTTCAGTTTGTCTGATACCATACAGTACTGACATATCTGCACAGAGTCTGAACAACAGAGATCATTCCCAAGGTCAGACAGACTAACTGAGAAAGATAAGCAGCACAGGCAACTATTATTAGTAGGCTCAAAACCAACCAACAGTGGTCTCAAACACATAATTATAGCTATCATTTGACCAACGTTACAAAAGTGATTGAAATTCAATCAGTATAGAAGGACCTTGTTACATCAATTCTCAGCAACTCCATCTCCCATGACGTCATTGCCTAAGAAAtttgaatcatagagatgtacagcatggaaacagacccttcgatccaactcacccatgccgtccagatatcccaacctaatcaatcccatctgccagtagccagcccatttccctccaaacccttcctattcatatacccatccagatgtcttttaaatgttgcaattgcaccagcctccaccattttctccagcagctcattccatacacgtaccacactctgcgtgaaaaagttgccccttaggtcacttttatatctttcccctctcaccctaaacctatgcagtctagttctggactcccccaccccaggaaaaagactttgtctacttatcctatccatgcccctcatgatttcatagacctctataaggtcacccctcagcctccaacgctccagggaaaacagccccagccgattcaacctctctctatagctcaaaccctc
This portion of the Chiloscyllium punctatum isolate Juve2018m chromosome 45, sChiPun1.3, whole genome shotgun sequence genome encodes:
- the LOC140467149 gene encoding adenosine receptor A1-like gives rise to the protein MSAPGEGEAVSITPSLAIYIGVEVLIAVASVLGNVLVCWAVKINRALRDTTFCFIVSLALADIAVGSLVIPLAITISIGLHTHFYSCLLFACTVLVLTQSSILALLAIAIDRYLRVRIPTSYKRTVTQKRAGTAVVLCWVISIIVGMIPMFGWNNYTEATQDGVNSSLVNNMIVCQFETVISMDYMVYFNFFGWVLPPLVLIFVIYVEIFNLIRKHLNQKAVSINNSDPSRYFGKELKLAKSLALVLLLFAICWLPLHIINCITLFCPSCNKPIILMYIAIFLTHANSAVNPIVYAFRINKFRVTFLQIWSQYIWCNKNHNANNLSREQLRAIREQKSIM